The Anomalospiza imberbis isolate Cuckoo-Finch-1a 21T00152 chromosome 12, ASM3175350v1, whole genome shotgun sequence genome contains the following window.
ATTCAGTGAGGCTGCCTCAGCCCCAGTGTGGCTGCAACTGGAAGAGGATGGGTGCTCAGCCAGGCTGACCCCACAAAGGGAGCCAGTCCCCACTAAATCACCCCAACCCGAAAGTGCAAAGCTGCTGAGCTGAGCCTGCAGCCACCAGCTCATTGTTTACAGGGCTCTGGAAATGCACACAATATGtttcaggggatttttttttttttttttttttaagaaaagaaggTGTAATTTCTCTCAGATAAAGCTTAGGAGAGCAAATAAAACCCACAGCCAAATGTAGAGGCTgaaaggagaggggaagaaTTGAATTAAGGGGCTTTGAAATCTGGAAGCAAAACTTCACAGTCCCCACTGGCTCACTTACAGAAGAAGCATGTTTGTAACTCCTTCTTTCCTGCCTTTTTATGTTttggagggagaagggaggaaaaacattttcaaagtgCCCCCAAAAAAAATTTGGCTGTGTTTCTGGCTTATTACAGGAGAGTAACATGCCTGGGAAGGGAGAAAACCCACATGTGGCTCCACTCAAAGCCTTTGATCTTCACACTGGCCCAGCAGGACAGGCACAGCGCTGAGAAACCCCCTGGGGTGTGGGATTTTATTTTGGGGCATCCAGGGAAGCCTTGCTGTGCCTGGAAGTGCTGAGAACTCTCCATCaattctttcctcttccagaaGCAGAAGTGTTTCCCCCTGCACAGCAAACCTCACGCAGAAAATTCACTGCCAGGCTTCCAAAACTCCTCGTCCTCTTGCTAATGCCGTCACCTGGAGGGATTTGCTCCCAGATCCCACACTCCAAGAGAACAGTGACTGTTCCCAGCTCGTGGCCCCAAGGGCACGCTCCCAATTGTGACATGCAGCCCCCCCCCCATTTGCAATTTTAATTCTGTTAAGGGATGGCAGCAGAAAAGTgcattaaaaatggaaaaggacCTGCTTTTCCAGCTGGCAAAGGATCCCCAGCACCTCTAAGTGGCAGCAGAAGCCAGGAGCAAGCAGGAAGGACAGGAGAGGGGGAGGCTTTCTACACAAAGAAACTCAGTTCCTGTCCAAAACCTGCCCAGAGGGATGTTCCCAGCGAAATATCACAGCTTGAAACCATTCAGGCTCCTTTGTAAGAACCACATGAAAGAGGAGCCAATCTAAACCCCTCAGGCCCTTTGGGAGGGTGATGTTCATGCTCAAAcctctggcagctgctcctcctgcgTGGAGAAAGGGCCTTGCAGAGCCCCCCAGAACACTTCCCccccttccccagggcaggatctGGACTGAAGTGAGCACCAGCCTGTGGGCACTaaggaaggacagggacagacacacctcttctcctcttcctccccagtGTTCCCTCTGGAGCCGCGGCAGAAACGGGGCCGACAAAAGTGGCGCGTGAAAAGATCATGCAAGAcagagggatggaggggaacggagagaggaagagatggaagaAGGTTGTtagaggcagagagagaggaaagagagagaaaaagaggagtTTAGTTCTGAttccttccccccctcccctgcccttcccacccAGAAGAGGAAAATCCTCCGTGGATCTCGCAAAGGACAAAGCCCGGCCACCCCAGAGATGTCCTGGTCACCCCATCACAGAGATGGCCTCAGCCCCATCCCCACGGGCCTTCTGGGCATCTGCCATGGCCAAGGACCGACCTGGAAttccaaacccagccccagcctcgtcctccctgcagggatttCAATCCTCAGCCCAGCATCCCAGCTCACCGTAAGGATTCTGCATCCTCTGCAGAGGACTCGGGGGGGTCACCAccgcccccagccccccgaGATGCTCAGGatgctccaggctgcagctcccaaaGCTCCTTTGTTAGCCAGGCTTGCTCCTGCAGCCGAGGCAGGCTCAGCCATCAGATTAATTGGGAaaggcactgggagcagggagcagctgccagtGGCGTCTGTCCTTGTGAGGCATTTGCTGCTGCTAATTTGGGGCTTAACCAAAGCAAATGCAGCTCTGGTTACACTGCTGCTCAACGGGCTCTTCCCGTGCTtgcttgggagaaaaaaaggaaagcaataaCGGGGAAAACAGGGATTGATCCGAGagctgagcctggcacagcatccCAGGGTgcgagccagggctgctgcggCTCAGCTCGGGATTTGgggaggacacagagggggcTGGCTGTTCCAAAGGGCTGTCAGCGCTCCGAAAAGGGGCAGCTCGAGGGCTCCAAGGAGAGCTCAGAGTCTTGGGCACTGCACAGACAGCGGGAGTGGCCGGCTGGGACTGGGAAactgctgccaggagaggagggagTGGCTGGAGCCCTCACACAGCTCCGGGGTGCAGCAAGAGATGGGCACAAGCTTGGCGAGTGTTTCACCCGCTTCTGCACCCCCCGACACGCGCAGCCCCTTCCCTGGCAGGTTTATCCCAATTtttggggctggcagtgccaccatTCCCAGCTTCTCTCCTTGCCGGCTGCAGGTtgtccctcctggggacagctgggacatcCCCTCCATCCACGACACCTCCCCGATGGCTGCACCGAGCACCTCCCAGACCTGCTGGCAAACTCAGCACCAACAGCCGGAGCCCTGGCTGGGATTTCTGGCCATGTCTCTAGGGTTTGGTTCCTCCAAAAATGCTGCACAACAAGCATGAAACCCTTCCTGCTCCCAaacccctgccaggctgcagatCTCACCAGCACACCCCGCTGCCCAGTGCTCCCGGCAGGATTCCAGCGTGGGATGGAAAGCAGAGCATTTCCCCAGGGCTGGACAAGCTCAGGGTGCTTGGGAGGAGctccctgtggggctgcaggggacacagaGTCTTCTTTTCCCACGGGGACGTGTCCTACCTGGTGGTGGGGGACCTCTTCCTGCGCTCGCAGTGCACGGCGTCGAAGAAGGCGGCGTTCCAGAAGCGGAGGTtgtgcctgcagggagggaatgTTGGGAATGCCCAACTGGGATTTGATAACTGGGAACCACggagtgcccagagcagctctggctgcccctgaatccctggaaatgtccagggccaggttggacactggggctcggAGCAACCTAGGATAGCGGAAGAtgcctctgccatggcaggggtggaatgggatgggatttaaggttcttccaacccaaaccattccaggattccacaATCTCACCCAGCCTGTCCCTCAGCCCTCCCAAGGGTCAGGGTGGGCCAAACAAACCTGGCAGATTTCTGGACCAGCCCTTTGGTGGCTGCAAACACATTCTTATTAGCACAAGGGATGTGCCAAAGCCAAGGCCAGCTCTGATAGGGGCACTTGTGAACATCTGGGGAcatgtggccagcaggacatGCGGCCAGCAGGACAaatccctccccaggcaggagcCCGCTCGCCCAGGGGCTTTACCAGATCGGCTGCTGCTTGAGGTGCATGTACAGGTAGATCTTCTCccctttcttctcctcctctgggctctgcagggacactgtggggacacacaGTCACACGCCAGCACCTGGGGGACTCCCACCTTCCCACCCACCTGTGGATTTTGTGCCCTCTCCCAGTTAGGTGGCTGAGCAGCTGGGACGGATTGCAAACCAAACACGCCCTCTACACCTCCACAGCAACGGGAAGAGGAGCTCTGAGTGCCCTTGGAGGGCAGGGATCAGCCCTGAGGAAGGCAGGGATGTCCCAGGAGGATCCTGGAGGGACTGCACCACTGCTTTGAGAGCACACACAGGTGCTGGGGGAGACTGGTGCACCACCAAAGCCCAGAGGCTGTGGGTGCCCAAACCTCTGCAGCCTGTGACGCTGTGGACAAGATCCTCACAGGACCAGAGCTGTGATTGGAATTTCAAACCCAGCCCCAAGGAATTCCAGCATTTCCAACCTTCTGTCCTTCCCCAGGGGTGCCTTGGCCATTCCTAtttcagctgtgctggctgcactCACCTGTCTTCTTCAGCTTCTCCTTTGGTTTGTCTTCACCTTCGCTGTGGCACAAGAAATCAATGTCAGCTCCAAAAATCCTGTCCCCCCCGACAGCCCATGGTCCCCTGGCAAAGGGAACATCATTTGAAAGACCCCCTGATCCCATGCCACCATCCCCAGGGACAGAAAGGCGACAAAGAGACAGTGAAACAGTGACATCCCTCCCTTCAGTACAGAGATGATGCAGAAGATCACCACCTTGCGACCACATAACTCCATGGCTGTCTCAGTTTTGAGACAAATCAGGAGGAACTGGGACAATGGCCAAGGGAAACATGACTCCCAGACCATGAGGTGACAGTGACTAAAGCATGGGACTAGACTCTCGTGGCCATGGCAGCCCTGTGGTGGCCACACACCCCTGGCTTGGTCATGACAtgggtgcctgcccagccccccctgcccaccccaggGAGTGGTACCCACTCGCTCTTTTTGGTGGCAGGACCCTTCAGTTTGGTCTCCAGGCCCCCAAAGAAGCCCTTGACGTTCTCTGTCTTGGCTGAAGTGTTTTTCAGCAGCCTCTCTGCAATGTCCTTCTTCTCGGCCAGCCAGGTGTTCGCCGACTTCAGGTACGAGTCGATGCTGCCCGTGGGCTTCTCCTTGGCCTCCAAGGGCAGGGCGTGAGGTTTCCCTGGGGAAAATGTGCCAGGAGCTCAGTGGGCCCACGGCCCTGAGTGCTGCCAGCTGCCGGGGACCTGCATCCAGCTCCACCAGGAGATGGAAACGCCCAGGATCCCGTCCCAGTTCCtgtaggtttttatttttatcctccCCACTCCCATTTTGGATAGAAAACCCAGCCCCTCGTggaggagcagccactgcacaCCAAGCAGTAAACCAAGGTGCTTCTGGGCTGGTGTGTTCACATCCCAcccccaggggctgggatcacctgggggTTGTCACACACAAATATTCCTGGCTGGAAGCGAGGACAAAGCAGCATCACCACCCCAGCGAGGAGTTCTGCCAGCTTTGCATGGATTTTGGGCTCATTTCCACCTGGGGCACCCCTCCAACCCCTTTCCATGCACATGACACATTTCACACCggcccccagcagcagcagagccccccCAGGGGTGCAGGCTCCCTTACCTATGTAGTAATAGGTGAAACACATGGTCATGAGGTTCTTGGCAGGGCTGAAATCGTCCATCTGGTGACACCTGTCACAGAGGGAGGACACCCTGAGATGGGAGcgcagccacagctctgccctcagggcctTTTGGGGGTTCCCACAAAGCCCCAGAGTGCCCCCAGGACTTACTCAAAGAGCACGAGGGCGAAGGACTGCATCAGGCGGTAGAAGGTCTGCTCCGAGACACACTTGGAGTTGCAGcgctgcagggacagagcccaggGTTCAGCACAGGAGCCCCCAGGAacccccaccatgggcaggggGAAAAGAGCACTCATGGCTGGGACTCCCCTCAGAGACAGCGCTGTGCCTgtctgggtttgggttttttttagggaatAGGATATGTCTGAGTGCTGGTgggatttaattttaaattaaatgagcGGATTCCCTCCCACGTTGCACCATTTAACTGCTCAAAATGCATTTACTGGCTCCTGTATCTCCTTCTGCTGTGGTTCCTCACTTTTCTTGAGTTCCTGCCTTCCAAAAATACTTCTCTGGGACATAAATAAATCCCCCTGGCCTGAGGCAGTTCCAAAGCCCATGCAGGatccctgctgcctccccacCGCTCCCCTTACCTGGGCGCTCACATATCTCGCAAACCACTCCCTGCCCTTCCCGTTCTcgctgctgcagagctccccAAACCTGGCCTTCTCCTCTTGGTCCAAATCCTCTCTGCaacagggaaaaattaaaaaacatcaTTAAAGCCAAGGATGCGACCTGCACCCCCCAACATCCCTCttggcatcagcatcctggtgcaggtgctggaggaaggcagaggaggaggagtggaGGAGCACCCATTTTGTCATCCCTCGCCTTGTGCtgctcttttcttcctccctcccaggAGGGAAaccaaaggcagagggagaagggaagagcCAAGGACAGCATGAGCAGAAACTGAGCTCCAGAGACAGGCACGGAGCCCCAGAGCATAAACAAGCCCTGTTGCTGCTCCTCACGCTCCGTTTGCTGCATCCAGCCTGGCACGGAGCCGCGGAGTCCCGGAGACAGCGCCGGGAGCTGGgggatgcagggctgggggcacagccaggggctgCCACAGGGTCCCTGGGCACCACTGGCATTTCCGTGAGCATCagtggggagaggagagggggaCGGTGAACCCCTGgcatgggaatggggacagagaaGAAGGGAGCGAAGCTGGGGGTGGAAGATGTGGCCAGGAGAGGAGCGCAAGGCAAAAGCCACATCCCCCTCAGCACCAACACCGTGGAGAGGAAGGACAAACTGCTGCTCCCGGAGTGGGAAAGCAGCCAGATCCAGCCCCATCCCGTGGGAtgtccctggccctgctcactCACCCCCCGGTGAAGATCTTCTCCACGTAATTCCGCATGAACTCCCGGCGCTCGGCCGTGGCCTCGTCCCGTGCCGACTCCGTGCTCtggctggaggagaaggactcGTTGGAGGAGGAGCGGCGGTAGCCACCCCAGTGCTGGGGAGATTCCCCCATGTCATTCTCGCTGTCTGCTGACTCGGTGGCATCGCTCTCCTCCGCGGCCAcgtcccctgtgtcccccaggtggCCGTTGTCGTCCCCCAGGTGGCCGTTGTCGCTGGGAGCGGCGGGAGGAGCGGCCTCTGAGGGGTCACAGACGGGCACTTCGCTGTCAAAGTCAATGAGGTTCCCTATGGGCACGTCTAGAGGGGCCTCCATGGCTCTCCCAGGGgatgtggcagtgctggggacactcGCTCCTCGTCCTTTTGCCCCTCACTGGGGCGTTGAGGCCATCGCTGGCAGGGTGCTGGCTAAGGCAGGCAGGACCTCCTGGGCGGGCACAGGTTACCACAGGACATCTGAAAGACACAAGGAGGACAAAAGTGAGGACAGCACCCCGGGGAACCACCACCGTGGAGCTTGGGCAAGGCCACCACCCACGATGTCCCCAGGATGTCTGTCAGCAGTGGAGGGACAGACAGAGCTGGATCCTCTCCAGCAGCCACGTGAATCAGCAATCCCATGGGATGCTCACATGCTGTTGGCACCGCTCAAGAGGGTTTTCCATCCTTTAGCCCAGAAAAGGGACAACCGGAGCCTCAGCTCCATATGTCACATTTGGGATGTGACATCTCGTGGCCTGACGGGCAAAActgggctggcaggagccagcagctggcaggacact
Protein-coding sequences here:
- the KIAA0513 gene encoding uncharacterized protein KIAA0513 homolog isoform X1, with translation MEAPLDVPIGNLIDFDSEVPVCDPSEAAPPAAPSDNGHLGDDNGHLGDTGDVAAEESDATESADSENDMGESPQHWGGYRRSSSNESFSSSQSTESARDEATAERREFMRNYVEKIFTGGEDLDQEEKARFGELCSSENGKGREWFARYVSAQRCNSKCVSEQTFYRLMQSFALVLFECHQMDDFSPAKNLMTMCFTYYYIGKPHALPLEAKEKPTGSIDSYLKSANTWLAEKKDIAERLLKNTSAKTENVKGFFGGLETKLKGPATKKSDEGEDKPKEKLKKTVSLQSPEEEKKGEKIYLYMHLKQQPIWHNLRFWNAAFFDAVHCERRKRSPTTRGNTGEEEEKREKWCHMTQEERDDSLRFNENITFGQLGTFIHNMLAFGLSKKLCSDFLKKQATIGNLDEEQYKLLSDHIEQMAME
- the KIAA0513 gene encoding uncharacterized protein KIAA0513 homolog isoform X2 — protein: MEAPLDVPIGNLIDFDSEVPVCDPSEAAPPAAPSDNGHLGDDNGHLGDTGDVAAEESDATESADSENDMGESPQHWGGYRRSSSNESFSSSQSTESARDEATAERREFMRNYVEKIFTGGEDLDQEEKARFGELCSSENGKGREWFARYVSAQRCNSKCVSEQTFYRLMQSFALVLFECHQMDDFSPAKNLMTMCFTYYYIGKPHALPLEAKEKPTGSIDSYLKSANTWLAEKKDIAERLLKNTSAKTENVKGFFGGLETKLKGPATKKSDEGEDKPKEKLKKTVSLQSPEEEKKGEKIYLYMHLKQQPIWHNLRFWNAAFFDAVHCERRKRSPTTREKWCHMTQEERDDSLRFNENITFGQLGTFIHNMLAFGLSKKLCSDFLKKQATIGNLDEEQYKLLSDHIEQMAME